Genomic segment of Sebastes fasciatus isolate fSebFas1 chromosome 3, fSebFas1.pri, whole genome shotgun sequence:
TAGCTCGCTTGGCCTCAAAGTACATCGGCTGGCCCAAGGTGTAGGTTTTGGGACCGGTGATGTCATACCCTGATGCTGTGGCAAAGTGGGGGACATCAGTCATTGGACAAACTGCCGCATATGTTCGCCATTTGGGTTACAAAAATAGTATGAAAAATGTTTGTGTGGAAATGTTCCATCCCTGTCTGAGCATTTAGCAGTCTGAATATATAGTGATGAATTCCTGAGTACATGCTATAGTATTGAATGCTTGACTATAGTACATTTTAACACCTTCAAATGCTTGACAGATGACAGCCCTTGCTGTAGTGGTATGAAAAGTGGCAAATAATTTGTATGAACTAAAGAGTTTCTTTCTTTGAATTCATTTAATTGTTAATTACAGGTTTGAGTTTAGCTCAAATGAAGCTGAAAGCTGCCAATATAGTCCAGTTTCCTTTGTTTTCCCCTCACACAGAACCCAGAAAGAGAGATTTTGAGgaattgttaattgatttccaataataaatatataaatacatttgcataaagcaatcatatttgcccactcccatgtttacaagagtattagatacttgacaaatctccctttaaggtagattttgaacaattacaaaatgtgagattaatcacaactaactatggacaatcatgcaattaaatatttgagtcGCTCAACAGCCCTAGTTTAGATACATCTTTGTGCTTTTGCAAGTGATCAAGGCCTTCGTTCTGCCACTCATGTTCCTTTGTATGAATGCGTGCACATGTGAACAGGAGTCAATTCACAGTCAAGGGGAGCATACCATCTTGAGGAGTGAGGGTGTAACCGCCTTTTGATTTCAGCGCTTTGAAAACTGTGCCTCCCTGTAGTTTAGGATAGAAGCCAACTTTGTAGGAGTGAAACAACCTGCAACAGTCAAGTGAAAACTGGTGTTAATGCAAAATGGCAATCATCAATGCCCTGTAGTTGTAACAGTAGGCCATGCCAAGTGTTAACTAAATCCTTAATTTATAAAATTTAGACTTgtgattagaaaaaaaaagtcagttataACCTAAACCTACAAGTAGACCCAATATACAATCTGGCTCAaactaaaataaactaaatctTACCTTGGATATCTACACTGCAGGGGAATGTCAAATGGCATTTCTCTTAAAACTGGACTGGTGGGCTTGTAGTGGAGCGTATTGCTGATGGACCGATAAGCCGCATTACTCTGGAACATACAAACATGTGTGGTTTGTCAAGTTAGGCAGAAAAAAAGTATTGAAAAGACAAACATGAATTCACATTTACCAACCTGTCTCTTGAATCCACAGTCAGTTTTCAGAAGGTACAGAAGGTAGTAATGATTTTTGGTACCTTGGTTAACAGGGCAGGTGCCTAGTTTCAAATATTTGTatgcatccctagttttaaaGACCTCTCtcctgattcttacatagattCTGTCAACATGGCACAGGATTTCAACCAACTTTGGTCTGGCTGTTCCTGCAGTTGCAGGAGTAGTGGAAACAGTCTTCAGTAACATTTCCTTGGCTGAATCAGGGAGGGGTCTGGCACCCTTTTCTGGCTTGAAAACCTCTTTCTGGTCCTTGGAGACAACCAGATACTCAGGAACTGTCTTTGCTTCAGGTGTTGAAGATCCATTACCTGATGCACTCAAGAATTTAGTTTCAGGTGCAAGGGCCTCAGTCATTTCTTCACCTATCACCGTCTCCATTCTCTCCCACTCTCGTTCAGGGTCTTGCACAAACGGGTCATACCTGAACTGATAACTATAGGCAGAACAAAACAACAGTAATACAATCCCAGCGTGCATCAGATCCATTTTCACTCCAGCAGCTACCTCCCACTGAAGCTGACCCCTCACTTAAACAGATTGGATATGATAGTGGTGCTTCAGCTGGCTTTTATATTCTGCAATCAAGAGAGAACTCCCCACAGCTGCTGCAAATGCCAATCAAGAACAACCAATGAGAGGTGACCAATAACAATCAATCACCCTTTCTCTGTATTTGCCATACACCAGTGGTGGTTTGTGAAGTATATCATAATGTGACATTTCCTTATCCTAATCCTTTCCTGatttatatatatcaaataaatatatatatatatataaatataaatatatatataaaaatatatatatatatatatatatatcaaataagAGTGACAGAACCAAGACATCAATTGCATCATtatgttaaatataaaaaacaaagtacCTTATATTAGTATCATATATGAATTAAATTGAGACATGAAATAACAATAAAGCTAAAATACAAAGCTGCAAAAGGCATAGTTACCtcactaaaatattttttaaataattcccGGATTAATTATATGTAGCCTGCACTCACTGATAAGTTTAAAAGTCTCGATATAATTTCCAAAATCAAAAGATCGATCAAGTTCAAAAGATGGGGAAGAT
This window contains:
- the zp3c gene encoding zona pellucida sperm-binding protein 3, which produces MDLMHAGIVLLLFCSAYSYQFRYDPFVQDPEREWERMETVIGEEMTEALAPETKFLSASGNGSSTPEAKTVPEYLVVSKDQKEVFKPEKGARPLPDSAKEMLLKTVSTTPATAGTARPKLVEILCHVDRIYVRIRREVFKTRDAYKYLKLGTCPVNQGTKNHYYLLYLLKTDCGFKRQSNAAYRSISNTLHYKPTSPVLREMPFDIPLQCRYPRLFHSYKVGFYPKLQGGTVFKALKSKGGYTLTPQDASGYDITGPKTYTLGQPMYFEAKRANRTASSGDKRIYINKCFMTASQNPSSDPKYTVIDNQGCMIDGKATELSKFLPCTPNMAQKFSVGALVFKDQVSTSSSSQQLYMHCELSMGKLTPTPSSKACNYVPATKKWKALFGEDSVCACCDSTCSLAKLKASRNMISSHSWKVDLSSQADYDEFEPRMKSLDADTFSLEDPAMGEHQDFLKYWEHDY